ATTTGTATTCAGCTAAATCACTCAAATTAACATATTGTAACACCATACCGGCTTATTTGGTCATTTTGCAAAATTATTTTAGCACACCAAATCGTTCCACAGTCTACGCGTAAAAATGCGAAATGGCAAAAATTCCTCTCCCCTCTCACCCCTGTGCTTGATCCTCAAGTAAGGATAAAATAATCTGTTTGGAATCAATGGCATGTTAAAATTTCAGAGTTCGTACTCTTGTTTGTCTATTTTTTGACCATCTAATAAGCGACAGGCATAGGAAATTCATGAAACAATTTTCCCGATTTCCATACTCTTCAAAGTTTGTCCATAATAGGTTCCGCTTGATAGGCACTCACAAAGTAGTAAGAGAAAGCTTAATGCATGGTGACAAAATAGAATGAATTTAGTCAGGTAGAAAGGAATACATCCTAAAACCTATAAAAAGGGGGGAGTCTTTCGTGAATACGTTTTGTTGGGCTGTCAATTGTACGTTGGTCTTTACATATTTGACGATCCATCCCGATGCCCGCATattgtgtaaaatattaaatataactGTTTGATAGAGAGTGTGTATTGATACAGTAGTTCATATTTTCAAGTTAACTAACCCTCTTTCGACATCTCCATCCCGAACTCGTTCATATTGTACATATGTCGCTCACGTTTACAAACTTACCTAAATACATCTCTTTctacaattttataaaacaaacaaatatgttTACATAGTGctcataatttgaaatatgcTGTCTTTGTTGTAATGTTTAGCTTTCGAATATAGGATTActgtatgaaagatgaagataacgaacagcgaccaatctcatacatcccataaacaatacaaaatagatagttggacaaacaccgacctctggacacacctgaggtgtgatcaggtgcctaggaagagtaagtaccccctgtcgaccggtcacacccgccttgagtcctatatcttgatcaggtaaacgatgttatccatagttaaaatcagtgtgccacgaacggtctaacaatcggtatgaaacacgtcagacagcaattgacccaatgataggttgtattgacaaagcagatcgttataacgacgacAGAGTTTGAGAAATACTAaatttaaacgagattgttgaaacccctgttccatcaacttgtatgtcagtagcttgtctcgatttaaaaactgaccatacgcagaacaagctcttgcacatcgaatcagttgagagatataaacaccatatgcaggtataatggaatattgctacataaatctgggaagatgacgatggaaaagttgaactcatcccgtttatcataaagttgacttgttagtttgccgttaatatctattttcaataaaatatctaaatatgaagcagtagtggacgactctgtggtgtcttttatttcgagctcacagggatatatcgaatcgatatatgaatgaaagctaatATCGATAATAGATCAAACGTCGTCgctatatctaaatgtcaaattgaagtcCACAgcaagaggtttttttttttctcacgtaAAAGTTTCTGAATgtattctgcttcatatgaatatagaaataggTCATCTAACAAAAgatcacaattcgtgcccatgggatttccaacagactgttggaagacctgatcaccaaagaccatgaagatattgtcaatgaggaactgtagtagattctttatttcaacttcagaatactagTATATTGTTTGGAGGGCATTTTTGAGCCATGCGAAGAAATTCGTAGCAAACAGGAACACCGACAGTGGtaacgtctcgatatgagtgaaagattattaagagggacattaaacaatatacaatcaatctaatgcATGCTACATTACCGCGACTTAGGGTAAAGTTCATTCAAGATCAAAAACTGTTACGAAACCTCTGTGAAAGTAcctaaattttttttacaacctTTCTGTACAGTTAATACGAACACGATTGTTACAATTTTACTAAGAGTTATAGACACGTGTGCATTGTTATCCAACTTCTATAATGTGACAGAGTGTTGTAATCAAAGATTTGGTATTACCTTACAGagtttagttttcttttcattgattttgtagTTTTATGTTACAATTAGAAGCAAGCGTTCGCAGCTACCCAAACCCCTCCAATGTGCCTTAATATTAATTCTTAGTCCCAAACAAGATATCATCTCTGAAGGAAAATTTAGGAGCAATTATAATTAGTGTAATTTGAAATTCCTGAATGCTCATACAGAAGTGTTTGTCTATATTAGATATCGGGGAGAATTTTGTCTGTGTGTGAATAGGGGAGTTGGGGTTAAGGCTATGGGCACCTGATCGTGGCATAAAACGATCATATTTACGAGGATGCCTATGATAATTGACTGATGGGGCAAAAGTTCACACACGTAGTTCGCGTTTAGGGTCAGTAGGGAATGAACATAAGAAGTGCTGTTTTGTGTTTCCCTCGTTTTATATAGTACTGTTGAATAATTAACAGTTCGTGTTATACAGTTTGTATATAATCCGTAGTATCATTACAAATAACTGTCTGTGATTTATCGTGTATCGATAAAGATTTCATAGGAGATACAGTTCTCCTCACATTGTGTACAGTTTTGTAATCATTGTAAGGTTAATGATCGTATTATTTTCCATTGTCTTTCAATCAAAGGCCCGCATGTGTTTTTTATGTGAAGTTGAATTGTCGATGATATTTGAAGATAAGATCATTAGGTAAAGGTATTCATATGTACacgttttatatattttgtgaGACAAAGCATGAACTAATGCAAGGATCTGATTTTGGTACGTTCAGTAGGTTGTATAGGACTGAGACAATTATCTTGTCATCTCTCTTATTAACAAAATGCATATCAAAAAACGCATATTCGTAGAAAATTTGTTGATTTGCTGTTACAGGACTGAATCATTGAAAGCTGTCTGATGAAAAGAAATTCGCTCAGTTGTTGTCCCAGTATTCTCcatttattttgttgttaaaaCGATGGCATTGAGAGTTGTGATGAAATTAGTTATTTTGGATAGCAAATCAACAATTGATGAAGGATGGCCCAATATCTACAAAGTTGTTTTAATACGTCTGTTAGCCAGTGATGTAAACTATCTTATATCCAATGTGTGatgttttataaactgttttGTATGCAATAAAGTCGTAGAAGATGAGAGTGGAAAAATTTCATTTAACGTGGGAAATGAATTAcaaagataacgagcagtgatcaatctcattactcacataagcaatacaaaatagagagctgggcaaacacggacccctggacacaccagaggtgggatcaggtgcctagaaggagtaagcatcccctgtcgaccagtcacccCAGTCGATATAAACAATGCATTGTGACGTGTATGGCAAGCCATTTTAccatttattcgaaaaataagatgtctctataaaatgagagatatctcttacttttaagatatatctctagaaatagagatatctcttttacttttagagatatctcttacacttagagatatatctcatatactttaagaaatatatcttatactttgagagatacattgtatcttttTCAATTAGAGGGATATTTCTTTCACTTAAAGGGATATCTCTTTTACTATGAGAGATCTCTATTgatttgagagatatctccttcagttagagatatctctctaagacttcttggagagatatctctcaaagtattaacgatatctctttaatcgttaaaatgagatatctctcaaagagaaagagatatctctttccaatgtGTTGTATTAGTTAAGAAATTCTCCCTAAACCGGAAGCCCGCCAAAACAAATTTTATCATGATGGTAGCAATCCCGAGCGAAGATTTTGCATTTACCGCATATGAAGTGTATAGAGGTAACAAAAAAGAAAGACAAtagattgataaaatatgtgagCTAGActgaatttacatttacagcctctcggcaacttgataacgttaccccaaccacctcttcaaccttttTCGCCATTCAATTTTAACTCGAAGTATTTTGATTAGCTAAAAAATACAGTTGCATCATATTAATGGcgatgcaacagggagaagtcgttataatgatcaccGGGGGAAAATCTGTTTAATTCAAAGAGATGTATCTCTAActtaaaagagatatctctttttacattgctATAGAGCTGTATCTTTCCCTTTGAGAGATATTTTTCTAGTGTTACGAGATATATCATaacgtaaagagatatctcttttgtttaaatagatatatattttagttaaaaagataattctttttgttaaagagttatgagattgatcactgttcgttatcttcaccttgcatgtctCCCTTGCGTAAAAAGACATCTCTCTAAGTTTTCTCTGTAGTGTAAAAAGATATCActtttatttaaagagatatcttactttacgaataaatagtaaaagggcttgtcATAGACGTCATATCAGTtgcggtgtttttttttgtttgtttttttttgtttgtttttttttgcctttcaaaccaagcaattaTCAACAACAATGAAACGTAAGAAGGTACATTATTTGGAAgtttgtctggaatttaaaaacgtttgttgtactttccaaactattcattttatttacggGGTTGTCAGTGAAGTATACTACAGTGACAGTGACAATTTTCCAAAAGCATTATGAGTAATCCCCATTTTTTAGAtcatgaagagcaaatcacatATCTCATGCATATACATGCATCTGTTTTCATTGGAGCAAGCATGTCGCTACGCGAGGAGATCTAGTGCTTCGCTTGCTATAAATCTAGGTTTTCAACAGAGAAATACTACAACAGATAATTcttttttaatgcaaaatacatgtatatagtacatatacatatatacacaaataatatgtacattgtaatttGTACAATTGTTTCCTTTAAAGATTGCAAGGGCAGAGCTAGAACGAAATGATGTGCACGTTAAAGAAGGCAGGGAATCTGTGGGGTCACCTTAAGCCACCACCCCCGTCAAAATAATGATGCCCAGTTTAAAATCATTGACGTCATAGTTAGGCCTATGTCGACCATTGTATCGAGATCAGATGATGTTTTATTGTCAGGTGTTGGACATGAACACTCATAAAATGATTCTGCCCTTCCCTTCTTTCCCCTCACATATGTGAAAATAGTTCATCCATCTTATGACTTATATAATAGTAGCAGGGAAGAATGGTTGAGAAGTGTTGGAAGTGTGATTGAGCTGGATATGTTTGATAGGATGCATTTCAAAACCTCAGTATAATTGGAAAAATGCACGGGTGGGTGGGAGGTATACCACCTTCTATTAGGTCCAAAGTTGTAGTTATGTCACACAATTTACTTTGTATTGAAATATTCTTTATTGTAATACATATCTGCTTTGCATATCTAAGTTTTTTTTAAGGTTTACATTAGGAATAACTTGCATAACCTGACATCACAATATGGGGTACATATGTTCAAAAGTCTATTATGCAAAATATCTGTGAACGATTGTGATAAACCATAGATTTTTGCTAAGTATTATTCTAAATAATCTTTAAAAGAAAAGAGTacctatataataatatagattttgaaaattgagaCATTTTGAGATTTATTCTGAACAGCTTAAACATcagattattttaaaaaaaaatttggggggtaaatatttttaaaatgtttataacaAGTGAATATATGCtggttttatgatattttaacTCAGAATCAAGTATTTTAGCAAATAACTTCGTATATTACAAGATCATCTCTTTTGTGTGTAAATGCGTCTTTTTTGTGGCGCATGTACTCCAAGACACTTATAGGAAAATAAGCGTGCCAAGGTATGTCAAATATGAGCTTTTTGGTTAGGCCAAAAGTTGTTTAGgcttttttaaatcaaaacaaaataattcattggcacatgttttaaacaagaggcccatgggtcacatcgctcacctgagtcaccttggcccatatctgaagactttccatatatatttgtatgtaaaaccttagtccctattatggctccAACCTACCCATGAAGGCCATGATTTtcgcaaacttgaatccacactatgtcagaaagctttaatgtaaatgtcaacttctttggtcAAATGGTtatgagaagattttcaaaggttttccctatatttgtatgtaaaactttgattcccccttgtggccccatcctacccgggggccatgatttgaacaaacttgaatctgcacttttcagaaaactttcatgtaaatatcagcttttctggctcagtggttcttgagaagatttttcctatatatttttatgcaaaactttgatcccctattgtgaccccattcTATCCCCGAGGGcatgaatttaacaaaattgaatctgcattatgtcaggaagctttcaggtaaatctcagcttttctggctcagtggttcttgcgaagatttttaaatgaccccaccctatttttgcatttttgtgattatctcccctttgaatggggTATGGCTcttatttgaacaaacctgaaaacccttcacccaaggatgcttttggccaagtttggttgagattggcccagtggttctggagaagaagtcgaaaatgtaaaaagtttacagacagacggacagacggacggatggacagacgactgacaacaggcgatcagaaaagttcacttaagctttcagctcaggtgagctaaaaaaagaaaaaaggatTGACTTACCATATAtagaatgattttatatttgTCAAACTTTCTTCAGTTCCTATCCCAGTTGTCCTGATGTAAAATACTCAATTTGCCAAAACTGTGGCCTGGATGTTTACAATATAGTTTTTAACACAGTGTTACTAAATGTATTCCTATGGAAGAATCCAGTACATTTAGCTTTCATGTGTACTGATGAACTGACTAAACATAGATAAAATAACTTTTCATAAATCTAACAACAAATCCAATCAGTATTAAGAATCTTACAAGATTAAAATCTGAAATCTCCCAAATTAACACATTTGACTTGAGTTACTGTTGATTGACAATCATTCAGTAGTTATACTATACTGTCATTATTGGAGTTCATGTATTCTCATTAGTGTAGCACTTTGTATTTTATGCCATGGATATTGTCTGAGTGCTTGTTGGTAGGAGTATAGAGCAGCCTGGAGGTTCCCCGAGATCTGTTGACAGATACCCAGGATCTGCCATGATATGTCTCTTGAGTCCACACCTACATATAGCCCCTGATCATTGTGAACTAGGACCTGCAGATCATTAAGAGCTGTTTGTGCTCTCATTGTGTCAATATGTCTGTAACACAAGAACTCGAGCATATGTAACACAACTAAGGGTGGGATTATCAATGTGTTGTGGTGATTCTGTAAGGAAACCATCTGCTCTGTCATTAATtcattgatataaatgattCTGTTGTTTAATGTGATATCCAATGCTACAGCATGTCTTAACTTTGAAGACCAGGACTGTCCCCCTACAGCCTCAGTATACCTCTCTGTGTCTACTGTCCAGTTATACATCACATATGACTGTGCTAAGTTGACCTTTGTCATCTCTATCATAGACAAGGCTTCTGTGTATCTGAGTGTCTTGTAATAATACATTGCAATGTACAACCTGTAAGAAATACATCCAAACTTGGCTGCGAGTTTCAACATTTGACAGGACATTCTGTCAGCAATATACATCAGCTTGTTTTCAGTGGTGCTGCTGTACATGTTTTGTATTGTAAAAGCAGCTTTGTGAAGGAGGTAGGCTGTAAGTAACTGTAACATGAGAACTTGATACTGTGTCAGGGGTGAGACTCTCACCTGTCCCACGGTGTTTACGTAATTCATAATGAGGTAGACGTCTGATGAGGGTAATGATTTTTTGGTATACATCTCCCAAAAAATTTCTTTATCAAACTCGATCTCAGATACCAGAGTGTGTTCATCTGTACAAACACTGAGTCTGGGGTTATAAAGGACATTTATAATATGGGAGCTGAGGGAGGGACTGTGTAGCAGGGAAGCTAAACCTTTTTCATAAAAACCAAACAGTCTAACAAATAATCTGTTTTGTGTCTCACCATGGATATTACTGAGAAACATGTTGTTTTCTGGAATGAAAAAGTTTGGACAGACTCCCTCATACACCCATTTAAGGATGAGTTTAAAGCAGTACCAGAAACATTTCAGGAGATTCTGTGGACACCAATTATGTATTGTGTTTTGTTGAATCATCCAGAAAACTGATGTCTTCATGTGATAGGAACACAGTAATTTCTCATTATCACCTAATCCATTGTTAATGACTTCTTTTAAGAACAATTTCAGTAAACCGTAAGTTAAAAATTGACAGTGGTTCATTGAGTACACAAGTTTTTGTTCTGCCAGAGAAAATGAAATTCTCCATTCATTGCTTTCATGATTTCCTAATTTGTGTCCTATTGCTACAAAGTGACATCCACTTCTGACTATGTCCCTAACAACCTGTGGCTGGGGCCATGTGTGACACCTGTCTATCCATGAGGAGGCAGACGGAGGCCAAAAGTCACAAGCAAAACACTGAGCAGTGTCATATTCTAGTGGCCCTATAGCTCCACTACCACATGGACCATGTACTGTAGAGTTAGGCATTATGGCAGAACATGTGATCTCTCTGTATTTAGAACTAGATATATAAAGTCCACCATTCACTGTGACTAATGCTGAGAAAACTCTGATGTTTGCTCTTGGTGTCAATAATTGAAGTAAAGTAAATCCTGGTGGACTTTCAGAAGAGACAGAGAGAATCAGGACTTGTCTGTGTACATTGTAAAATTGGGTCTGAGATAAGTCCCAGATCACTTTGTAGTTGTTAAACCAAAACATAACATCCGTATCAGATCCTTTTATTCTGAACCCTTCTCTGCGACTTCCACTATACAACATCATGTTCGGATTACTTCCATTTGCTTTATTCCTCACCATCTCTTGAATGTCTATCACATCTCTCCGCATTGCCACCTGTTGTGAGGTCCCCAATGTATGACAAAGGCCCACAAACATGGACTCTGACATATGTTGTATACCTGTTTCACTGACAAAATACAGATGATGTAGAAACTTTTTTGATAAGACagattaaatgaattatttttagcTCTTACTTTAGAatgaatttcattaaattcataTTTGGTTTAATATCATAATTAGTTACTTACATTCCAGTTGTTATATTAACGGAATCCATTGCTAGCTAGTGAGTTAATTTTCAGGTCTGGAAAGCCCATCTATATTTTAACTTTCATCATAGGCTAGGTTACAGTACTGTTCCAACTTACGCATGTACGAACTTCCTAATCTTATAAAAGATGCAAAGGc
Above is a genomic segment from Ostrea edulis chromosome 3, xbOstEdul1.1, whole genome shotgun sequence containing:
- the LOC125674747 gene encoding uncharacterized protein LOC125674747, translating into MDSVNITTGIETGIQHMSESMFVGLCHTLGTSQQVAMRRDVIDIQEMVRNKANGSNPNMMLYSGSRREGFRIKGSDTDVMFWFNNYKVIWDLSQTQFYNVHRQVLILSVSSESPPGFTLLQLLTPRANIRVFSALVTVNGGLYISSSKYREITCSAIMPNSTVHGPCGSGAIGPLEYDTAQCFACDFWPPSASSWIDRCHTWPQPQVVRDIVRSGCHFVAIGHKLGNHESNEWRISFSLAEQKLVYSMNHCQFLTYGLLKLFLKEVINNGLGDNEKLLCSYHMKTSVFWMIQQNTIHNWCPQNLLKCFWYCFKLILKWVYEGVCPNFFIPENNMFLSNIHGETQNRLFVRLFGFYEKGLASLLHSPSLSSHIINVLYNPRLSVCTDEHTLVSEIEFDKEIFWEMYTKKSLPSSDVYLIMNYVNTVGQVRVSPLTQYQVLMLQLLTAYLLHKAAFTIQNMYSSTTENKLMYIADRMSCQMLKLAAKFGCISYRLYIAMYYYKTLRYTEALSMIEMTKVNLAQSYVMYNWTVDTERYTEAVGGQSWSSKLRHAVALDITLNNRIIYINELMTEQMVSLQNHHNTLIIPPLVVLHMLEFLCYRHIDTMRAQTALNDLQVLVHNDQGLYVGVDSRDISWQILGICQQISGNLQAALYSYQQALRQYPWHKIQSATLMRIHELQ